A genomic segment from Gossypium hirsutum isolate 1008001.06 chromosome D04, Gossypium_hirsutum_v2.1, whole genome shotgun sequence encodes:
- the LOC107948377 gene encoding AUGMIN subunit 8 isoform X5 — protein MDGRKSEQRLCKLAAVEKNNAVLTTSHPRTKEVSSSYEAPTPPTSSVRRRFPSPNLTRTSPTPFQVVQKRAVPAERKHPSTPPSHQNPSTPVHDSSTSMPISSRRLSADRIPESLWPSTMRSHSVSFQSDDISIPLSQMEKEKSGSIVSLDRTLKPPSNVAHKQQSETSTLSRKPSPERKRNLLEGKNVADQSENAKPIDDLPSRLIDHHRWPSRIGGKLSSNSLNKSVDLGDKIVKNLSTPVPGTVSSLKRMPMSNNLGKPLQKTSGDAARLLSHEEIGRVGSEAILINDKPLRTTVPIGILCASSLEKLTVANYGSRSQSPSTTSVSKSISPYPAGPSSPPPRGVSPTPRGVSLPLREVSPTRIRTSIASSQSQNSTSVLSSTSRGVGPTPRVVSPTRMRTSSLSSQSHSSTSVISLTSSGASPTRMRASTLSSQSHSSAPIVSSTLRGVSPTPRVISPTRMSTSTSLSLSHSSTLVSSTPRGVNPTPRVVSPTRIRTYTSSSQSHSSTSVISSTPRGVIPTPRVLSPTRMRTSNSSSQSHSSTSVLISTPRGVSPTSRVVSPIQIRTSSILSQSHSSTSVISSTPRVVSPTRMGTSTSSSQSHSSTSVISSTPRGVSPTPNVIISIPRGLNPTPIRTSTSSSQSYSSTSVISSTPRGFSPTPRVVSPTRMRTSTSSSQSHSSTSVIDSTPRGASPTPRVVSPTQMRTSTSSSQSHSSTSITSPTPMVVSPTWMRTSTSSSQSHSSTSVISSTLRGVSPTPRVVSPTRMRTSTSSSTSVINSTPRGVSPTPRVVSPNRMRISTSSSTSVINSTSRGVSPSPRVVNPTQMRTSTSSSQSHSSTLDISFIIDFQKVRKSASFIEDAHQLHLLYNRYLQWRYANAHSEAVLYIQKVNAEETLYNVWNATLVLWDALIKKRINLQRFKLELKLNSILNDQV, from the exons ATGGATGGACGTAAATCAGAGCAACGATTATGCAAGCTTGCTGCTGTTGAAAAGAACAATGCAGTACTCACTACCAGCCATCCTCGAACTAAGGAAGTTAGTTCGAGTTATGAAGCACCCACTCCACCAACATCTTCTGTTCGTAGGCGTTTTCCATCTCCAAACCTAACTAGAACAAGCCCTACACCTTTCCAGGTGGTGCAAAAGAGAGCTGTGCCAGCTGAGAGGAAGCATCCATCAACACCACCGTCGCATCAAAATCCTTCTACTCCAGTTCATGATTCATCAACATCTATGCCAATTTCATCTAGAAGGCTATCAGCTGATCGTATACCAGAAAGTTTATGGCCTTCTACTATGAGAAGTCATAGTGTTTCATTTCAGTCTGATGATATTTCTATTCCTCTTAGccaaatggaaaaagaaaagtcTGGTAGTATTGTTTCCTTGGATCGCACATTGAAACCACCTTCAAATGTGGCTCATAAACAACAATCAGAGACCTCTACCTTATCACGAAAGCCTAGTccagagagaaaaagaaatctaCTTGAAGGGAAAAATGTAGCTGATCAGTCTGAAAATGCAAAACCTATTGATGATTTGCCTAGCCGATTGATAGATCATCATCGATGGCCAAGTAGAATTGGTGGGAAATTATCTTCCAATTCATTGAACAAAAGTGTGGATTTGGGGGATaagattgttaaaaatttatctacaCCGGTTCCAGGAACAGTATCATCACTGAAAAGAATGCCAATGTCTAATAATTTAGGTAAACCTCTACAAAAAACTTCTGGCGATGCTGCAAGGTTGTTATCACATGAAGAAATTGGTCGAGTAGGGTCTGAGGCAATTTTAATTAATGATAAGCCTCTGCGGACAACTGTACCTATTGGGATCCTTTGTGCAAGTTCATTGGAAAAATTGACTGTAGCAAATTATGGATCTCGATCTCAGTCACCAAGTACGACCTCTGTTTCTAAGAGCATTAGTCCATATCCGGCAGGACCTTCCAGTCCGCCTCCAAGAGGAGTTAGCCCCACTCCAAGAGGAGTTAGTCTACCTCTAAGGGAAGTCAGTCCAACTCGGATTAGGACATCCATCGCATCAAGTCAATCCCAAAACTCAACTTCAGTTCTCAGTTCAACTTCAAGAGGAGTCGGTCCAACTCCAAGGGTAGTGAGTCCAACTCGGATGAGAACATCGAGCTTATCGAGTCAATCCCATAGCTCAACTTCAGTTATAAGTTTAACTTCAAGTGGAGCCAGTCCAACTCGGATGAGGGCATCAACCTTATCAAGTCAATCCCATAGCTCAGCTCCAATAGTTAGTTCAACTTTAAGAGGGGTCAGTCCTACTCCAAGGGTAATCAGTCCAACTCGAATGAGTACATCCACCTCATTGAGTCTATCCCATAGCTCAACTTTAGTTAGTTCAACTCCAAGAGGAGTCAATCCAACTCCAAGGGTAGTGAGTCCAACTCGGATAAGGACATACACCTCATCGAGTCAATCCCATAGTTCAACTTCAGTTATCAGTTCAACTCCAAGAGGAGTCATTCCAACTCCAAGGGTACTGAGTCCAACTAGGATGAGGACATCCAACTCATCAAGTCAATCCCATAGCTCAACTTCAGTTCTCATTTCAACCCCAAGAGGAGTCAGTCCAACTTCAAGGGTAGTCAGTCCAATTCAAATAAGAACATCCAGCATATTGAGTCAATCCCATAGCTCGACTTCAGTTATTAGTTCAACTCCAAGGGTAGTCAGTCCAACTCGGATGGGAACATCCACCTCATCGAGTCAATCCCATAGCTCAACTTCAGTTATCAGTTCAACTCCAAGAGGAGTAAGTCCAACTCCAAATGTTATCATTTCAATTCCAAGGGGACTCAATCCAACTCCAATCAGGACATCCACCTCATCTAGTCAATCCTATAGCTCCACTTCAGTTATCAGTTCAACTCCAAGAGGATTCAGTCCAACTCCAAGGGTAGTTAGTCCAACTCGGATGAGGACATCCACCTCATCGAGTCAATCCCATAGCTCAACTTCAGTTATCGATTCAACTCCAAGAGGAGCCAGTCCAACTCCAAGGGTAGTTAGTCCAACTCAGATGAGGACATCCACCTCATCGAGTCAATCCCATAGCTCAACTTCAATTACCAGTCCAACTCCAATGGTAGTTAGTCCAACTTGGATGAGGACGTCCACCTCATCTAGTCAATCTCATAGCTCAACCTCAGTTATCAGTTCAACTCTAAGAGGAGTCAGTCCAACTCCAAGGGTAGTTAGTCCAACTCGGATGAGGACATCCACCTCTAGCTCAACCTCAGTTATCAATTCAACTCCAAGAGGAGTTAGTCCAACTCCAAGGGTAGTTAGTCCAAATCGGATGAGGATATCCACCTCTAGCTCAACCTCAGTTATCAATTCAACTTCAAGAGGAGTTAGTCCTTCTCCAAGGGTAGTCAATCCAACTCAAATGAGGACATCCACCTCATCTAGTCAATCCCATAGCTCAACTCTAGATATCAGTTTTATCATTGATTTTCAGAAGGTAAGAAAAAGTGCAAGCTTCATAGAGGATGCTCATCAACTGCATCTTCTTTACAATCGTTATTTGCAGTGGCGATATGCCAATGCCCATTCAGAAGCTGTATTGTATATTCAGAAAGTAAATGCGGAG GAAACTTTGTACAATGTTTGGAATGCTACTTTGGTTCTGTGGGATGCTTTGATCAAAAAAAGAATCAACCTCCAACGGTTCAAGTTAGAGCTCAAGTTGAACTCTATTTTGAATGATCAA GTCTAA
- the LOC107948377 gene encoding AUGMIN subunit 8 isoform X4 — MDGRKSEQRLCKLAAVEKNNAVLTTSHPRTKEVSSSYEAPTPPTSSVRRRFPSPNLTRTSPTPFQVVQKRAVPAERKHPSTPPSHQNPSTPVHDSSTSMPISSRRLSADRIPESLWPSTMRSHSVSFQSDDISIPLSQMEKEKSGSIVSLDRTLKPPSNVAHKQQSETSTLSRKPSPERKRNLLEGKNVADQSENAKPIDDLPSRLIDHHRWPSRIGGKLSSNSLNKSVDLGDKIVKNLSTPVPGTVSSLKRMPMSNNLGKPLQKTSGDAARLLSHEEIGRVGSEAILINDKPLRTTVPIGILCASSLEKLTVANYGSRSQSPSTTSVSKSISPYPAGPSSPPPRGVSPTPRGVSLPLREVSPTRIRTSIASSQSQNSTSVLSSTSRGVGPTPRVVSPTRMRTSSLSSQSHSSTSVISLTSSGASPTRMRASTLSSQSHSSAPIVSSTLRGVSPTPRVISPTRMSTSTSLSLSHSSTLVSSTPRGVNPTPRVVSPTRIRTYTSSSQSHSSTSVISSTPRGVIPTPRVLSPTRMRTSNSSSQSHSSTSVLISTPRGVSPTSRVVSPIQIRTSSILSQSHSSTSVISSTPRVVSPTRMGTSTSSSQSHSSTSVISSTPRGVSPTPNVIISIPRGLNPTPIRTSTSSSQSYSSTSVISSTPRGFSPTPRVVSPTRMRTSTSSSQSHSSTSVIDSTPRGASPTPRVVSPTQMRTSTSSSQSHSSTSITSPTPMVVSPTWMRTSTSSSQSHSSTSVISSTLRGVSPTPRVVSPTRMRTSTSSSTSVINSTPRGVSPTPRVVSPNRMRISTSSSTSVINSTSRGVSPSPRVVNPTQMRTSTSSSQSHSSTLDISFIIDFQKVRKSASFIEDAHQLHLLYNRYLQWRYANAHSEAVLYIQKVNAEETLYNVWNATLVLWDALIKKRINLQRFKLELKLNSILNDQGKGD; from the exons ATGGATGGACGTAAATCAGAGCAACGATTATGCAAGCTTGCTGCTGTTGAAAAGAACAATGCAGTACTCACTACCAGCCATCCTCGAACTAAGGAAGTTAGTTCGAGTTATGAAGCACCCACTCCACCAACATCTTCTGTTCGTAGGCGTTTTCCATCTCCAAACCTAACTAGAACAAGCCCTACACCTTTCCAGGTGGTGCAAAAGAGAGCTGTGCCAGCTGAGAGGAAGCATCCATCAACACCACCGTCGCATCAAAATCCTTCTACTCCAGTTCATGATTCATCAACATCTATGCCAATTTCATCTAGAAGGCTATCAGCTGATCGTATACCAGAAAGTTTATGGCCTTCTACTATGAGAAGTCATAGTGTTTCATTTCAGTCTGATGATATTTCTATTCCTCTTAGccaaatggaaaaagaaaagtcTGGTAGTATTGTTTCCTTGGATCGCACATTGAAACCACCTTCAAATGTGGCTCATAAACAACAATCAGAGACCTCTACCTTATCACGAAAGCCTAGTccagagagaaaaagaaatctaCTTGAAGGGAAAAATGTAGCTGATCAGTCTGAAAATGCAAAACCTATTGATGATTTGCCTAGCCGATTGATAGATCATCATCGATGGCCAAGTAGAATTGGTGGGAAATTATCTTCCAATTCATTGAACAAAAGTGTGGATTTGGGGGATaagattgttaaaaatttatctacaCCGGTTCCAGGAACAGTATCATCACTGAAAAGAATGCCAATGTCTAATAATTTAGGTAAACCTCTACAAAAAACTTCTGGCGATGCTGCAAGGTTGTTATCACATGAAGAAATTGGTCGAGTAGGGTCTGAGGCAATTTTAATTAATGATAAGCCTCTGCGGACAACTGTACCTATTGGGATCCTTTGTGCAAGTTCATTGGAAAAATTGACTGTAGCAAATTATGGATCTCGATCTCAGTCACCAAGTACGACCTCTGTTTCTAAGAGCATTAGTCCATATCCGGCAGGACCTTCCAGTCCGCCTCCAAGAGGAGTTAGCCCCACTCCAAGAGGAGTTAGTCTACCTCTAAGGGAAGTCAGTCCAACTCGGATTAGGACATCCATCGCATCAAGTCAATCCCAAAACTCAACTTCAGTTCTCAGTTCAACTTCAAGAGGAGTCGGTCCAACTCCAAGGGTAGTGAGTCCAACTCGGATGAGAACATCGAGCTTATCGAGTCAATCCCATAGCTCAACTTCAGTTATAAGTTTAACTTCAAGTGGAGCCAGTCCAACTCGGATGAGGGCATCAACCTTATCAAGTCAATCCCATAGCTCAGCTCCAATAGTTAGTTCAACTTTAAGAGGGGTCAGTCCTACTCCAAGGGTAATCAGTCCAACTCGAATGAGTACATCCACCTCATTGAGTCTATCCCATAGCTCAACTTTAGTTAGTTCAACTCCAAGAGGAGTCAATCCAACTCCAAGGGTAGTGAGTCCAACTCGGATAAGGACATACACCTCATCGAGTCAATCCCATAGTTCAACTTCAGTTATCAGTTCAACTCCAAGAGGAGTCATTCCAACTCCAAGGGTACTGAGTCCAACTAGGATGAGGACATCCAACTCATCAAGTCAATCCCATAGCTCAACTTCAGTTCTCATTTCAACCCCAAGAGGAGTCAGTCCAACTTCAAGGGTAGTCAGTCCAATTCAAATAAGAACATCCAGCATATTGAGTCAATCCCATAGCTCGACTTCAGTTATTAGTTCAACTCCAAGGGTAGTCAGTCCAACTCGGATGGGAACATCCACCTCATCGAGTCAATCCCATAGCTCAACTTCAGTTATCAGTTCAACTCCAAGAGGAGTAAGTCCAACTCCAAATGTTATCATTTCAATTCCAAGGGGACTCAATCCAACTCCAATCAGGACATCCACCTCATCTAGTCAATCCTATAGCTCCACTTCAGTTATCAGTTCAACTCCAAGAGGATTCAGTCCAACTCCAAGGGTAGTTAGTCCAACTCGGATGAGGACATCCACCTCATCGAGTCAATCCCATAGCTCAACTTCAGTTATCGATTCAACTCCAAGAGGAGCCAGTCCAACTCCAAGGGTAGTTAGTCCAACTCAGATGAGGACATCCACCTCATCGAGTCAATCCCATAGCTCAACTTCAATTACCAGTCCAACTCCAATGGTAGTTAGTCCAACTTGGATGAGGACGTCCACCTCATCTAGTCAATCTCATAGCTCAACCTCAGTTATCAGTTCAACTCTAAGAGGAGTCAGTCCAACTCCAAGGGTAGTTAGTCCAACTCGGATGAGGACATCCACCTCTAGCTCAACCTCAGTTATCAATTCAACTCCAAGAGGAGTTAGTCCAACTCCAAGGGTAGTTAGTCCAAATCGGATGAGGATATCCACCTCTAGCTCAACCTCAGTTATCAATTCAACTTCAAGAGGAGTTAGTCCTTCTCCAAGGGTAGTCAATCCAACTCAAATGAGGACATCCACCTCATCTAGTCAATCCCATAGCTCAACTCTAGATATCAGTTTTATCATTGATTTTCAGAAGGTAAGAAAAAGTGCAAGCTTCATAGAGGATGCTCATCAACTGCATCTTCTTTACAATCGTTATTTGCAGTGGCGATATGCCAATGCCCATTCAGAAGCTGTATTGTATATTCAGAAAGTAAATGCGGAG GAAACTTTGTACAATGTTTGGAATGCTACTTTGGTTCTGTGGGATGCTTTGATCAAAAAAAGAATCAACCTCCAACGGTTCAAGTTAGAGCTCAAGTTGAACTCTATTTTGAATGATCAA GGAAAGGGAGATTGA